CATGATGGTATCGCTGGTAAACGATCCCTCGTCCTGTAAGGCGAAGTAGTTTTTCACCTCTGCAGAGGCGCTCACCTGATAAAGACGAATGGCATCCACCAGTTCAGCAGGCGTACGCATTCTCGCCACCCATGAACTGAACTCCAGCGGCAAACGATCGGTTATCAACGAATCGACAATCAGGTTTGCGTCATTCATCAGCGCCAGCCACTCGCCGCTGGAATAGTTGCGAACGTGCGAGGTATCGCGCAATGCTTCAACCGTCTGTAACCAGACATCGCGAACCGGATGTCCTGGTGACATCACATCCATAATAATCAGCACTCCGCCCGGTTTTAATACCCGATGGACTTCACGCAGCGCTCTGCCGACATCGTGCCAGTGATGGGCCGAGTAGCGGCTGATAACGACATCAAAGAGGCCATCCTCAAACGGCAGGCTTTCAGCATAACCCTGCGTTGTGGTGATGTTGGTTAATCCCTTCTCTTTTGCCGCCTGCGCAACAACCTCAAGCATCTGCGAAGATAAATCGTAAGCCACCACCTGTTTCACATTCTGAGCGGCGATAAAGCTGGCATGCCCGGCGCCACAGCCCATGTCCAGCACACAGGCCTGTGGGAAAGCAGACAGACGTTCAGCCAGTCGCTGTAAGTCACGACCAGATGCATGTACGGTACTGGTTAAATAGGCGTTAGCCTGAGAGCCAAACTGCTTTTCGACGTTGTCGTGGTGGGAGTGTGTTGTCATTATGCTGTCCTTTGGTTGTTTGCAAGATAAAGGGCAGCACCACTACAGGTCTGCCCCAACGGCAGACCTGACACACCTTACTGCACAGGTTTGCCGGGACTGAATTCAACGAGTAGCGGATTGTGATCGGATGCACGCGTGACCAGTACAGAAGCCTCGCTAACGTTCAGACCACGATAAAAGACAAAATCCAGAGGACGACCAAACGCACGACGGCGCTGATCGTCAGTAAAACGCACCTGGCGCAGCGACATTTCGCGCGCGAAGCGATACAGCGCATTCATACGGCGTCGGCTCCAGGCATTAAAATCTCCGGCCATAATCACTGGCCCACTGTGATGCGCAAT
The DNA window shown above is from Citrobacter farmeri and carries:
- a CDS encoding class I SAM-dependent methyltransferase encodes the protein MTTHSHHDNVEKQFGSQANAYLTSTVHASGRDLQRLAERLSAFPQACVLDMGCGAGHASFIAAQNVKQVVAYDLSSQMLEVVAQAAKEKGLTNITTTQGYAESLPFEDGLFDVVISRYSAHHWHDVGRALREVHRVLKPGGVLIIMDVMSPGHPVRDVWLQTVEALRDTSHVRNYSSGEWLALMNDANLIVDSLITDRLPLEFSSWVARMRTPAELVDAIRLYQVSASAEVKNYFALQDEGSFTSDTIMAEAHKAA